In Kangiella profundi, one DNA window encodes the following:
- a CDS encoding DUF7683 domain-containing protein, which translates to MIDSTYKVRRYISEFCNHSDQLLAEYDLRSFDLHKFQNEFGVIDMKNPMFDCYPLHWSNIPFMKAYLSLEPEWDFVNKSYFVESQSIEEQN; encoded by the coding sequence ATGATTGATTCCACCTATAAAGTAAGAAGGTACATATCAGAATTTTGCAACCATTCTGACCAGTTATTAGCAGAATACGACCTTAGGTCTTTTGACCTGCATAAATTTCAAAACGAATTCGGGGTTATTGACATGAAAAATCCGATGTTTGACTGCTACCCATTACATTGGTCTAACATACCTTTCATGAAGGCTTATCTTTCATTGGAGCCTGAATGGGATTTCGTAAACAAATCATACTTTGTTGAATCTCAAAGTATCGAAGAGCAAAACTAA
- the accC gene encoding acetyl-CoA carboxylase biotin carboxylase subunit, with the protein MLEKVVIANRGEIALRILRACRELGIKTVAVHSTADEDLMHVRLADESVCIGPASAQASYLNIPAIISAAEITDAVGIHPGYGFLAENADFAEQVEQSGFTFIGPRADTIRLMGDKVSAISAMKKAGVPCVPGSDGPLGNNEKDNIAMAKRIGYPVIIKAAGGGGGRGMRVVRKESELVKAIELTKAEAGSAFNNDMVYMEKFLENPRHIEIQVLADSHGNAIYLGERDCSMQRRHQKVVEEAPAPGISEQMRRHIGERCVQACKEIGYRGAGTFEFLYEKGEFYFIEMNTRVQVEHPVTELITGVDIIKEQLRIASNQPLSFKQEDIKLNGHSIECRINAEDPDTFIPSPGVIQRYHAPGGPGIRIDSHIYATYKVPPYYDSMIGKLITHGETREVAIARMQMALEEIVIDGIKTNIPLQKRILADANFHKGGTNIHYLEQHMFGEKE; encoded by the coding sequence ATGTTAGAAAAAGTGGTCATAGCCAATCGCGGTGAAATTGCCTTGCGCATTTTGCGCGCCTGCCGCGAATTGGGAATCAAGACCGTCGCCGTGCACTCGACCGCTGACGAAGATTTGATGCACGTACGACTGGCTGACGAGTCAGTGTGTATCGGTCCAGCTTCAGCACAAGCCAGCTACTTAAATATCCCTGCGATTATTTCTGCAGCTGAAATTACCGATGCAGTGGGTATTCACCCCGGTTACGGTTTCCTTGCCGAGAATGCTGATTTTGCCGAACAGGTCGAGCAAAGTGGTTTCACTTTCATCGGCCCTAGAGCAGATACCATACGCCTGATGGGCGATAAGGTTTCTGCAATATCTGCGATGAAAAAAGCAGGCGTACCTTGTGTGCCCGGTTCCGACGGTCCATTAGGCAATAATGAAAAAGATAACATCGCCATGGCTAAGCGCATCGGTTATCCGGTCATCATCAAAGCCGCCGGTGGTGGTGGTGGTCGCGGTATGCGTGTTGTGCGTAAAGAAAGCGAATTGGTTAAAGCGATTGAGCTTACCAAGGCCGAAGCAGGCTCTGCATTCAACAATGACATGGTTTACATGGAAAAATTCCTGGAAAACCCGCGTCATATTGAGATTCAAGTTTTAGCAGATAGCCACGGTAATGCGATTTACCTAGGTGAACGCGACTGCTCGATGCAACGCCGTCACCAGAAAGTGGTTGAGGAAGCGCCAGCTCCAGGCATTTCTGAGCAGATGCGTCGTCATATTGGCGAGCGCTGCGTTCAAGCCTGTAAAGAGATTGGTTATCGCGGAGCCGGTACATTTGAGTTCTTGTATGAAAAAGGCGAGTTCTATTTCATTGAGATGAACACTCGTGTGCAGGTTGAGCATCCTGTAACCGAACTGATTACTGGTGTGGATATCATTAAGGAACAGCTGCGTATTGCCAGCAATCAGCCCCTATCGTTCAAGCAAGAAGACATCAAGCTGAACGGTCACTCTATCGAGTGTCGTATTAATGCTGAAGATCCTGACACTTTCATTCCATCGCCAGGTGTTATTCAGCGCTATCATGCACCGGGTGGCCCAGGAATTCGAATCGACTCGCACATTTATGCAACCTACAAGGTTCCGCCCTACTACGATTCAATGATTGGTAAATTGATTACGCATGGTGAAACTCGTGAAGTTGCAATTGCGCGCATGCAGATGGCGTTAGAAGAAATTGTGATAGATGGTATTAAAACCAACATCCCATTACAGAAGCGTATTCTTGCTGATGCTAACTTCCACAAAGGTGGCACTAATATTCACTATCTGGAACAACACATGTTTGGCGAGAAAGAGTAA
- the aroQ gene encoding type II 3-dehydroquinate dehydratase, with translation MAHILLLHGPNLNLLGQREPDVYGSDSLESIDMAARKQVESANMRFSSLQSNSEAELINAIQHAKVDNVSLIVINPAAFTHTSVALRDALLAVDIPFIEVHLSNPHRREAFRRHSYFSDVALAVVAGFGADSYRYAIDAAIKTLQH, from the coding sequence ATGGCACATATTTTGCTTTTGCATGGCCCAAATCTTAATCTTCTTGGACAACGTGAGCCTGACGTCTATGGCAGCGATAGCCTGGAAAGCATCGATATGGCCGCCAGAAAGCAGGTAGAGTCAGCCAATATGCGCTTTTCCAGCCTGCAAAGTAACTCTGAAGCTGAGCTAATTAACGCTATTCAACACGCAAAAGTCGACAATGTGTCGCTAATTGTTATTAACCCAGCTGCATTCACGCATACCAGCGTTGCTTTACGCGATGCTCTGCTAGCAGTTGATATTCCCTTTATCGAAGTGCATCTATCCAACCCACATCGTCGAGAAGCTTTTCGTCGTCACTCCTATTTCAGTGATGTCGCGCTAGCCGTAGTCGCTGGGTTTGGGGCGGACAGCTACCGCTATGCCATAGATGCAGCCATTAAAACCCTACAACATTAA
- a CDS encoding DUF3570 domain-containing protein yields MKKNLLLKSALATATLTLITGTAQADEGQEQAAPASKEQAIGDWKFDAAFLFYSESDSRVSAIEPVFNANKRLDEEEYLNLKLTVDSLTGASPSGAVASNQPLTFTRPSGNASYTVSANQYPLDDTFKDTRVALATNWTFPVSDMTKAGLGANISKEYDYLSASINGNISYDFNNRNSTLFAGLSYAFDSIDPVGGAPIAFGRMQPVGDPQNKLSGSQDKDTLDLLVGITQVIDRESLFQINYSYSMSDGYHNDPYKVLSVLDDQGNYFDDGIPVANVLFESRPDERTKHGLFGRYKRYIDGDILDVSYRYMTDDWEIDSHTVDLKYRFAFDNGDYLQPHVRYYTQTQADFYQPYLRQDQPLPQFASSDYRLAEYDAVTLGLEYGWMSSGGNQWRMALELYNQTPTEPEKYGVLQQQTLLPDWNAVMLRVNYSF; encoded by the coding sequence ATGAAAAAGAATTTACTACTCAAATCTGCACTGGCGACTGCTACCTTGACCCTTATAACGGGCACTGCGCAGGCTGACGAGGGTCAGGAGCAAGCGGCACCAGCAAGTAAAGAGCAGGCGATCGGTGACTGGAAATTTGATGCAGCGTTTTTGTTTTACTCGGAAAGCGATAGTCGCGTGTCTGCCATTGAGCCAGTCTTCAATGCCAACAAGCGTCTTGATGAAGAAGAGTATCTGAACCTCAAACTGACGGTTGACTCTTTAACCGGCGCTTCTCCCAGCGGTGCAGTAGCCAGCAACCAACCTCTAACATTTACCCGTCCTTCAGGTAATGCGAGTTATACGGTTAGTGCCAATCAATACCCCTTGGATGATACCTTCAAGGACACCCGCGTTGCTTTGGCTACAAACTGGACTTTTCCGGTTTCAGATATGACCAAGGCGGGACTTGGAGCCAATATTTCTAAAGAATACGATTATTTGTCAGCCTCAATTAATGGCAACATCAGTTACGACTTTAACAATCGTAACAGCACCCTGTTCGCTGGCCTGTCTTATGCGTTCGACTCAATTGATCCGGTTGGCGGTGCGCCAATTGCTTTTGGTCGCATGCAGCCGGTTGGCGATCCGCAGAACAAACTTAGCGGTAGTCAGGATAAGGACACGCTCGATCTGTTAGTCGGCATTACCCAGGTCATTGATCGTGAAAGCCTGTTCCAGATTAACTACTCCTATAGCATGTCAGATGGTTATCACAATGATCCTTACAAAGTGCTGAGCGTGCTCGATGATCAGGGCAACTACTTTGATGATGGTATCCCAGTTGCCAATGTGCTTTTTGAAAGTCGTCCTGACGAACGTACCAAGCATGGTCTGTTCGGTCGCTACAAACGCTATATTGATGGCGATATCCTCGACGTTTCCTATCGTTACATGACGGATGACTGGGAAATCGATTCACATACCGTCGATCTGAAGTATCGCTTTGCTTTCGATAATGGCGACTACCTACAGCCTCATGTTCGTTATTACACCCAGACTCAGGCCGATTTTTACCAGCCCTATTTGCGTCAAGATCAGCCTTTGCCACAATTCGCGTCATCTGATTACCGACTGGCAGAATATGATGCAGTAACGCTTGGTTTAGAATATGGCTGGATGTCATCCGGTGGCAACCAATGGCGGATGGCTCTGGAGCTGTATAACCAGACTCCTACCGAACCAGAAAAATACGGTGTGCTGCAGCAGCAAACCTTGTTACCGGACTGGAATGCCGTTATGTTAAGGGTCAATTATTCCTTTTAA
- a CDS encoding DMT family transporter: MKKLPQQQLAFAGLILAVILWSASFVAMKLAIAEFGPIMTVFLRMILATAVLIFFLPPMAKKQQYQKGDWWLLLLLALCEPCLYFIFESYALTYTTASEAGMVTALQPLLVAVGAYYLLKEKLNSRLVVGCVIAVVGVVWLTLSGSSSEHASNPMLGNALEFGAILAATGYCLLARRLSQRYSPVFLTLLQTVMGSIFFLPLVFVQGAPISFDVSAEAVLAIMFLAFGVNIFAFTCYNFAFKTMPASQVGSLMNLLPLGTMFFGWALLGETLNNMQYVAAGLVLFGVIWSQTKPRPKTVFIEQEMVTRSLRHKAKQKIRKSFGLVETP, from the coding sequence ATGAAAAAACTACCACAGCAGCAACTAGCGTTCGCCGGTTTAATTCTGGCGGTCATTTTATGGTCAGCATCATTTGTTGCCATGAAGCTGGCGATTGCCGAGTTCGGGCCGATCATGACGGTATTCCTGCGCATGATTCTAGCCACTGCGGTACTGATTTTCTTCTTGCCACCTATGGCGAAGAAGCAGCAGTACCAGAAAGGCGACTGGTGGCTATTATTATTGTTAGCCCTTTGTGAGCCGTGCCTATACTTTATTTTTGAAAGCTATGCACTGACTTACACTACAGCATCCGAAGCAGGCATGGTAACAGCATTACAGCCGCTTTTAGTGGCAGTGGGCGCTTACTATCTATTGAAAGAAAAGCTCAATAGCCGTTTGGTCGTGGGCTGTGTTATTGCAGTAGTCGGTGTGGTCTGGCTGACCCTGTCGGGCTCATCCAGCGAGCATGCTTCAAACCCAATGCTGGGTAATGCATTAGAGTTCGGCGCCATTTTGGCAGCCACCGGCTATTGTTTATTGGCGCGTCGTCTTTCGCAACGCTATTCGCCGGTATTCTTAACATTACTGCAAACTGTCATGGGTAGTATCTTCTTCCTGCCGCTGGTATTTGTGCAGGGCGCACCGATAAGTTTTGACGTATCAGCGGAAGCGGTACTGGCGATTATGTTCCTGGCATTTGGCGTAAACATATTTGCATTTACTTGCTACAACTTCGCCTTTAAAACCATGCCTGCCAGCCAGGTCGGCAGCTTAATGAACCTTCTGCCGCTAGGCACAATGTTCTTTGGTTGGGCGTTGTTAGGTGAAACACTGAACAACATGCAGTATGTAGCGGCTGGCTTAGTACTATTTGGCGTCATCTGGTCACAGACTAAACCACGTCCGAAAACAGTCTTTATCGAACAGGAGATGGTTACTCGTTCATTGAGACATAAAGCAAAGCAGAAAATTCGTAAAAGTTTTGGCTTAGTAGAAACCCCTTAG
- a CDS encoding winged helix-turn-helix transcriptional regulator: MSKLPKVLHLVQEFEFDEPYLVALKDAGYQCYIGKDRKHLLKQLEAEEFDLLILDWRNDDTTEWLLEQIRVFLKWQGPILFIADKGEEKQLHQVCTHHFDNFLTRPIQPNTLLSYANKLVNDARYTMHQDNFELGPYKIAMGLKQISFNNKPISLTSKEFDLGALFLRNPGRLYSRKFLLKKIWGIDCDISTRTVDAHVSSLRKKLNIKGDGMYRIKTVYQHGYRLELLEETEAVA; the protein is encoded by the coding sequence ATGTCTAAATTACCAAAAGTATTGCATCTGGTTCAGGAGTTCGAGTTTGATGAACCTTATCTGGTGGCATTAAAAGATGCAGGCTACCAGTGTTATATTGGCAAGGACAGAAAGCATCTGCTGAAACAGTTAGAAGCAGAAGAGTTTGATTTGCTGATACTGGATTGGCGAAACGATGATACCACTGAGTGGCTATTGGAACAGATTCGTGTATTCCTAAAGTGGCAGGGCCCAATTCTTTTCATAGCAGACAAAGGCGAAGAAAAGCAGCTACATCAAGTCTGCACACACCATTTTGATAACTTCCTTACCCGGCCGATTCAGCCCAATACATTATTAAGCTATGCCAATAAGCTGGTGAATGATGCAAGATACACCATGCACCAGGATAACTTTGAATTGGGGCCTTATAAGATTGCAATGGGGCTCAAGCAAATTAGTTTTAATAATAAGCCGATAAGTCTCACCTCCAAAGAGTTTGATCTCGGAGCCTTATTCCTCAGAAATCCAGGGCGCCTTTACTCGCGAAAGTTCCTGCTCAAGAAAATATGGGGTATCGACTGCGATATCAGTACCAGAACGGTTGACGCTCATGTCAGCTCATTGCGGAAGAAGCTTAATATTAAAGGTGACGGAATGTATCGCATCAAAACCGTGTATCAACACGGCTATCGCCTTGAGCTATTAGAAGAAACTGAAGCAGTCGCATAA
- the dsbD gene encoding protein-disulfide reductase DsbD: MKIGIKTSIHSFLLAFFSFVALSLSSNSSQAAQIDLNSLLGEEEELLKVDDAFVLQAEILDNTVLVKFEIADGYYMYRERFGFKSDNAILGEPLIPDGKEKDDPYLGQTEVYYHFIEIAVPYSNATNPMTLSIDFQGCAEDRLCYPPTTREVTLEVPASTLALANSGEPAADLQAAKDGQQGFVSEQQSLMEDLEQKGVFWNFFKFILIGLGLTFTPCVFPMIPIISGIIAGQGKDITTRKAFGLALSYTQAMAIVYTIFGVLVALAGQSLSGYLQSPAFVIGAAIVFVLLSLSMFGFYELQLPAGLQAKLAEKSNSQKTGSYIGSAIMGAISALIVSPCVTVPLIAILLIIAQTGDILLGAVSLYGLGIGMGIPLIIIAVTEGRFLPKAGNWMNAIKAAFGVAMLAVALYLVKHLLPNSVYMYGWALLALIPGYYLFRNQLPNLGWRNLFAGLGLVLMIYGALLVIGGAQGNRNLLQPLGQSYSVMTTQYSQMAEGPATIKPQGTLTDSSKPHLQFERIKALSQLEQRVAEANAQGKTVMVDFFAVWCAACYEFEELVFSDPAVHAALSNTVLLQADVTANDPQDVELMNAFNILGLPSILFFDLEGNELTQYRANGFEEADIFVRRINAAFGS, from the coding sequence ATGAAAATCGGCATTAAAACCTCTATTCACAGCTTCTTATTGGCGTTTTTTAGCTTCGTCGCCCTGAGCCTATCCTCAAATAGCTCGCAGGCAGCCCAGATTGATCTCAACAGTCTGCTTGGCGAAGAAGAGGAACTACTCAAAGTCGATGACGCTTTTGTGCTTCAGGCTGAGATTTTAGACAACACCGTATTGGTCAAATTTGAAATCGCTGATGGCTATTACATGTATCGTGAGCGCTTTGGTTTCAAAAGCGACAATGCAATTCTTGGCGAACCTCTGATTCCGGATGGCAAGGAAAAAGACGATCCTTATTTAGGACAGACCGAAGTCTATTATCACTTCATTGAAATTGCGGTCCCTTATTCCAATGCGACCAACCCAATGACACTGAGCATCGATTTCCAAGGCTGCGCTGAGGACAGACTCTGTTATCCACCGACTACCCGTGAAGTCACTCTTGAAGTTCCGGCTTCAACATTGGCTCTTGCCAATAGCGGCGAACCAGCAGCAGACCTTCAAGCTGCTAAAGATGGTCAGCAGGGCTTTGTCAGTGAACAACAGAGCCTGATGGAAGATCTTGAACAAAAGGGTGTATTCTGGAACTTTTTCAAGTTCATACTAATTGGACTGGGGCTGACCTTCACGCCCTGTGTTTTCCCGATGATTCCGATTATTTCAGGCATCATCGCTGGCCAGGGGAAAGACATCACCACCCGTAAAGCCTTTGGTCTTGCCTTGAGTTATACCCAGGCCATGGCCATCGTCTACACCATCTTCGGTGTGCTAGTTGCGTTGGCGGGCCAATCGCTTTCTGGCTACCTGCAAAGCCCGGCATTCGTTATTGGTGCCGCGATAGTATTTGTTCTGTTATCGCTATCCATGTTTGGCTTTTACGAACTGCAACTACCCGCAGGACTACAAGCTAAACTGGCGGAAAAAAGTAATAGTCAGAAAACCGGTAGTTATATCGGCAGTGCGATTATGGGTGCTATTTCGGCCCTAATCGTTTCGCCCTGCGTTACGGTGCCACTGATTGCCATCCTGCTGATCATTGCGCAAACCGGTGACATTCTATTAGGTGCCGTTTCCCTGTATGGGCTCGGTATCGGTATGGGTATCCCACTGATCATTATCGCAGTCACCGAAGGTCGCTTCCTGCCAAAGGCTGGCAATTGGATGAATGCCATTAAAGCCGCTTTCGGTGTCGCCATGTTGGCAGTCGCTCTGTATTTAGTGAAGCACCTACTGCCAAATAGCGTCTACATGTATGGTTGGGCATTATTGGCACTCATTCCGGGCTACTACCTGTTCAGAAACCAGCTACCAAATCTTGGCTGGAGAAATCTATTTGCCGGTTTAGGTCTGGTACTGATGATTTACGGTGCACTGCTGGTGATAGGCGGCGCTCAGGGTAATCGCAATTTATTACAACCTCTTGGGCAATCATACTCCGTGATGACCACCCAATACTCACAGATGGCAGAAGGACCTGCCACAATTAAACCTCAGGGCACATTAACCGACAGCTCAAAACCTCATCTGCAGTTTGAACGGATTAAAGCTCTCTCTCAACTAGAACAGCGAGTTGCAGAGGCCAACGCGCAGGGTAAAACCGTCATGGTCGACTTTTTCGCCGTATGGTGCGCCGCCTGCTATGAATTTGAAGAGCTTGTTTTCTCTGACCCAGCGGTACATGCTGCGCTCAGTAATACCGTGTTACTTCAAGCCGATGTAACCGCCAATGATCCACAGGATGTTGAACTCATGAACGCCTTCAACATACTTGGCTTGCCTAGCATTCTGTTTTTTGATCTTGAAGGTAATGAGTTAACTCAGTACCGGGCCAATGGTTTTGAAGAAGCAGATATTTTTGTAAGAAGAATTAACGCAGCGTTTGGGTCGTAG
- the accB gene encoding acetyl-CoA carboxylase biotin carboxyl carrier protein encodes MDLRKIKKLIELVEESGVAELEIQEGEESVRISRHSSAAPAPVHYSVPQAAPAPQAAPAPQQDSAPAQSAEPEMSGHIIRSPMVGTFYAAPSPGAKDFVQVGQQVKGGDVLCIVEAMKMMNQIESDVTGTVKAILVSNGEPVEYDEPMFIIE; translated from the coding sequence ATGGATTTACGCAAAATTAAAAAACTAATTGAGTTGGTCGAAGAATCTGGCGTTGCCGAACTGGAGATCCAGGAAGGTGAAGAGTCAGTTCGTATCTCTCGCCACAGCTCAGCCGCTCCAGCACCAGTTCATTATTCAGTTCCGCAAGCAGCTCCAGCGCCACAGGCAGCACCGGCTCCACAACAGGATAGTGCACCTGCTCAATCAGCTGAGCCTGAAATGAGCGGCCATATTATCCGTTCACCAATGGTTGGTACTTTCTATGCCGCTCCATCACCTGGCGCCAAAGATTTTGTCCAGGTTGGCCAGCAAGTTAAAGGAGGCGATGTTCTGTGTATTGTTGAAGCGATGAAGATGATGAACCAGATCGAATCGGACGTTACCGGTACGGTTAAAGCCATTCTGGTATCCAACGGCGAGCCTGTTGAATACGACGAGCCAATGTTCATCATTGAGTAA
- a CDS encoding zinc-ribbon and DUF3426 domain-containing protein — MSETFLTNCPHCKSVFKLRREHLEVASGHVRCGNCHSLFLATDSLVSLDKETQKAQMEDTVEKAEDNIIDKAIPELTDEDKSEHYELAIEAAPSSAPHYFKWSIYSLAGLILIFLGIWFLYVWPNKATLSQDANWRPVMQASCKVFQCVVPPLQDLKQYRVSSIDVSESPGGQKEVSMVLKNLADFAQPFPKIQVILSDIKGKQYKSPVYSPEQYLPEVNHNALIQPGQSVQIGFSFNSSLEHYSGYQVQLVQ, encoded by the coding sequence ATGAGCGAAACCTTTTTAACCAATTGTCCGCACTGCAAGTCAGTGTTCAAATTGCGTCGCGAACATCTTGAAGTCGCTTCGGGCCATGTCCGTTGTGGCAACTGTCATTCTTTATTTTTAGCGACTGATTCGCTGGTATCGCTGGATAAAGAAACACAAAAAGCGCAGATGGAAGATACCGTTGAAAAGGCTGAAGACAATATCATCGATAAGGCAATCCCTGAACTTACTGATGAAGACAAAAGCGAGCATTACGAGCTGGCCATAGAGGCTGCACCAAGTTCTGCTCCACATTATTTCAAATGGTCAATCTATTCCCTTGCCGGACTTATCCTGATTTTCCTTGGCATCTGGTTCCTTTATGTCTGGCCCAACAAAGCAACTTTATCTCAAGACGCTAACTGGCGGCCCGTAATGCAGGCATCATGCAAAGTATTCCAGTGTGTTGTGCCACCGCTTCAGGACCTAAAACAATATCGTGTTAGCTCAATCGACGTATCCGAAAGTCCGGGGGGGCAAAAAGAAGTCAGCATGGTATTAAAGAACTTAGCAGACTTTGCCCAGCCTTTCCCTAAAATTCAGGTCATTTTAAGCGACATTAAAGGCAAGCAGTATAAAAGCCCAGTCTATTCGCCAGAGCAGTACCTGCCCGAGGTTAATCACAACGCCCTGATCCAACCCGGCCAATCAGTGCAAATCGGCTTCAGCTTCAACAGCAGCCTTGAGCACTACAGCGGCTATCAGGTGCAGTTGGTTCAGTAG
- the prmA gene encoding 50S ribosomal protein L11 methyltransferase yields MAWIQLKFNYKHPDADSLSDYLMELGALAVTFLDAEDKPILEPKPGETPLWEHLIVLALFDADVDTKAIDGAIQSHEYSQHIGQQYEWEIIRDQDWERSWMENFKPMQFGKRVWIVPSWCEAPAPDAVNIKLDPGLAFGTGTHATTALCLQWLDGADLTGKTVIDYGCGSGILAIAALLLGAEKVYAVDIDPQAIEATRQNLDRNGIASNRLVLGLPEQVDLPQANILVANILAEPLRQLAESIANSVQVGGNLVLSGLLETQAGELNSLYSQWFEMDAPKVQEDWARLSGTKKS; encoded by the coding sequence ATGGCCTGGATACAACTTAAATTTAACTACAAGCACCCCGATGCGGATTCGCTAAGTGACTATCTGATGGAACTTGGTGCACTAGCAGTGACCTTTCTGGATGCAGAAGATAAGCCAATTCTCGAACCGAAGCCTGGCGAAACCCCGTTGTGGGAACACCTTATTGTTTTGGCACTGTTCGATGCAGATGTTGATACTAAAGCCATCGACGGCGCCATTCAGTCGCATGAATATTCCCAACATATTGGCCAGCAGTACGAGTGGGAGATTATTCGTGACCAGGATTGGGAGCGCTCATGGATGGAAAACTTCAAGCCGATGCAATTCGGCAAACGGGTGTGGATTGTTCCAAGCTGGTGTGAAGCCCCTGCTCCCGATGCAGTTAATATTAAGCTCGATCCGGGCCTGGCATTCGGCACTGGCACCCACGCCACCACCGCTTTATGTCTGCAATGGCTCGATGGCGCCGATCTAACCGGCAAAACCGTCATTGATTACGGTTGCGGCTCCGGCATTCTGGCCATTGCTGCTTTGCTTCTTGGGGCTGAAAAAGTGTATGCCGTAGACATCGATCCGCAGGCCATTGAAGCCACCAGACAGAATCTCGACCGCAATGGTATTGCCAGTAATAGACTGGTATTGGGATTGCCCGAACAGGTCGATCTTCCGCAGGCTAACATTCTGGTGGCCAATATTCTCGCAGAACCTTTGCGCCAGTTGGCAGAATCTATTGCAAATTCGGTGCAAGTCGGCGGTAATCTGGTATTATCGGGCCTTCTTGAAACTCAGGCTGGCGAGCTTAACAGCCTATACAGTCAATGGTTCGAGATGGATGCCCCTAAAGTACAGGAAGACTGGGCACGCCTATCAGGAACCAAGAAATCTTAA
- a CDS encoding FAD:protein FMN transferase, whose amino-acid sequence MNEALHSIVYKNSQGFVTGHFTAMAGSCEVIIETSDQELAEKVTYAVASEAWRIESTFSRYRSDNIIYRINNADGAPIEVDSETSRLLDFADLCFEVSDGMFDITSGVLGKIWKFDGSSNVPDQRDIDRLLPKIGWDKVTWSKPTLQMPAGMALDFGGIGKEYAVDSAAQLARQITELPILINFGGDIVATAPPISREHWLIGIEPLALGQNTVPPQVALKHGGVATSGDSKRYLVHKGKVLSHVLNPKTGWPVANAPASVTVLSSNCTQAGMLSTLAMLQGADAEDFLRSHEVEHWIQRR is encoded by the coding sequence ATGAATGAGGCGTTACACTCGATTGTCTATAAAAACTCGCAGGGCTTTGTCACTGGCCATTTTACGGCCATGGCAGGCTCCTGTGAGGTCATTATCGAAACATCGGATCAGGAACTGGCCGAAAAAGTTACTTATGCCGTTGCCAGCGAAGCCTGGCGCATAGAAAGCACCTTCAGTCGTTATCGCAGTGACAATATTATTTACCGCATCAACAACGCGGACGGAGCGCCCATTGAGGTCGATTCTGAAACGTCGCGCCTTCTGGATTTTGCCGATCTATGTTTTGAGGTCAGTGATGGCATGTTTGATATCACCTCCGGAGTACTCGGTAAGATCTGGAAGTTCGACGGCAGTTCTAACGTCCCTGATCAGAGGGATATTGATAGGCTGTTACCCAAAATTGGTTGGGATAAGGTGACATGGTCCAAACCAACTTTACAGATGCCCGCGGGCATGGCTCTCGATTTTGGTGGAATTGGCAAAGAATATGCAGTTGACTCGGCGGCACAGCTAGCACGTCAGATTACAGAGCTGCCAATATTGATCAATTTTGGCGGTGACATAGTGGCTACTGCACCGCCGATTAGCCGAGAACATTGGCTGATTGGCATTGAGCCTTTAGCATTAGGGCAAAACACCGTACCTCCGCAAGTCGCCTTGAAGCATGGCGGAGTGGCTACCAGTGGCGACAGTAAGCGCTATCTGGTGCATAAAGGCAAAGTGCTAAGCCATGTGCTTAATCCTAAAACAGGCTGGCCAGTTGCCAATGCTCCCGCCTCGGTTACGGTGCTTTCCAGCAACTGTACACAGGCTGGTATGCTGTCGACGCTGGCCATGTTGCAGGGCGCTGACGCGGAAGATTTTCTTCGGTCACATGAGGTGGAGCACTGGATTCAGCGAAGATAA
- a CDS encoding DUF4266 domain-containing protein — MKKQSLLLLATLGFSLLSGCSTMGVNAWEKDLLAKQEMALDEQPLTDALDDHIYFSKEASSGGRAYAGGGCGCN; from the coding sequence ATGAAGAAACAATCGCTACTGTTACTGGCCACTCTCGGTTTTAGTCTACTGAGTGGCTGCTCCACCATGGGCGTCAATGCATGGGAAAAAGACCTGCTAGCTAAGCAAGAAATGGCGCTTGATGAACAACCGTTAACTGATGCTCTTGATGATCACATTTACTTCAGTAAAGAAGCTTCCAGCGGTGGTCGAGCCTATGCTGGTGGTGGTTGTGGCTGTAACTAG